Part of the Nicotiana sylvestris chromosome 2, ASM39365v2, whole genome shotgun sequence genome, TGGATTTTGGTGTATGGAGTGATGTCACTTGAGAGAAGCAAAAACAAGAAGAGACTTGCACCAGGTCCATTCCCTTTGCCTATTATTGGAAATCTTCACTTGCTTGGTGACAAACCCCACATATCACTTGCTAAACTCTCAAAAATTTATGGTCCAATTATGAATCTCAAATTAGGCCAAGTAAACACAGTGGTTATATCCTCGTCAGTATTGGCCAGAGAAGTCATGCAAAAGCGAGATTTAGTCTTTGCCAATAGGTCTGTCGCAGACGCACTACGTGCCCGAAATCACTCTGATTCCTCTGTTGTTTTTCTACCTGTCAACACTCGCTGGAGAACACTTTGCAAAATTATGAACTCTAACATCTTCTCAGGTAAATAGACGATTGCATTTTGACCCCTTCGACTACCCTTTTCATTCATTTTGATGCAATAGCTTGTTTGGCATTTCGAGTTTAACACATTAGATCAAATCAATTAACGAGTTATAACTCAATCTATTTGAACTTTCACAAATTGAGTGACTGACTAGAAACTAGATTGATTTTGTGACTTGTGTTCTCAGGTAGTAAGCTTGATGCTAATCAGCATCTCAGAACTAAAAAGATCCAGGAGCTAGTTGATCATTTTCACAAGAGTGCCAAAAATGGTGGAACGGTGGATATTGGCAGAGCAGATTATAGAACTTCACTGAATTTGTTGTCAAACACCATTTTCTCTAAAGATTTGAGTGACCCATTTTTTGATTCTGCTAAGGAGTTTAAGGACTTGGTGTGGGGCATTATGGTCGAGGCTGGTAAACCCAATTTGGTGGACTATTTTCCCTTTCTTGTGAAAATTGATCCACAAGGTATAAGGCGGCGCATGACCGATCATTTTACTAAGGTTCTTGACCTTATGAGTGGTTTGATTGATGAGCGGCTAAAGGAAAGGAAACTGAGAAACCATGCAAATGTTGATGTTTTAGATGCCCTTCTCAACATTAGCCCAGAAGAGTTTGACAGGAATCACATCGAGCATTTGTGTCTGGTTAGTGTATTACCTACTCTGATTTTCCTCAACCCATAATTATATGTTCATTTCTTTTACTATTTAATTGTTCTTCTCCGTGCAAAGTATAGTCGGCAGTGGCGTAGCCGTCCTAGGCCGTGCGTGAGTTCTGCCTATTTTATTTGTCAAAACTAAACCCATGTGTGGGCAATTTAATTTGTTTTAGATCtaataaaataactcataaaaccTAAAATTTGTGTAGAAATAAACAACTAATCATAAAAGTAATTTTTTAACTAAAAGTTATTTCTTAAGTAAATTTTACAATTTAAAAGTCAAGCTTTACAAAAATTTATTCAACAAAAGCTCTCTGCAAACTACAAAGTCTCTCTTTCAATTGATAAGCTTACTCTTATTAGTAAAATTTCTAAtgttgtttttgttattttaagTTTGATTTATAAAATTATAGTTCtatcaaaagtttttttttttatcgTTTAGCTATATGTTGCCTAGTTTGATCTAAAATAATTCGTACACCATTCATTCAttgacaaaaaaaaattattaagcaCTCTTGACGGAATTCCTGGCTATGCCATTGATAGTCGGGTGTAAATATGTGAAGTTGTGATGGAATAACTGTCAGCAATAAAATTATCTTATTATTACTATGTTGCTTGGATCCTTTAATAATGTTGCTATATATGTattggatcctccaaaaatataTAACTTTTGAACCTCTTACACGCACATGTTTTGACATTTTGGAAAAATCCGGAGAACAAAGAACTATGATGATCTTAGCGGTGACAAATATTTAGCGTAACACTATGTAGCTTTTCCTTAGATGTATGTTCCGTAAGTAGGTTCGTTAAAGTCATATGCAATAATGCCACGCATTATCAACACTTATTGGTCCCTTTTTTTGCTGTGTCAGCGTTTCAGTATGTCCAATTGACAACAGTCAGTATGTGATGGAACATTTTACCAcctagattttttttattttttattttttgatgaaTTAAGTGGTGACGTTTTACCAGCTAGATTATGCCAATTATGTCATGGGATCTTACAATAGTAAGTTTTACAGAACTTGTTTGTAGCAGGGACCGATACAACATCAAATACGTTGGAGGGGGCAGTGGCGGAACTACTTAAGAATCCACATACTTTGGAGAAAGCCCAAGAAGAACTTGCACATGTGATTGGCAGAGGTAAACTAGTAGATGAAACTGATGTTGCACAGCTACCTTACTTGCGATGCATTGTGAAAGAAACATTACGAATACACCCGGCGCTTCCTTTCTTAATCCCGCGCAAAGTGGAGGAAGATGTTGAGCTTTGTGGCTATATTGTCCCAAAAGACTCGCAAGTTCTAGTGAATGTGTGGGCAATTGGGCGCGACTCTGACCTATGGGAAAATCCGTTGGACTTTAAGCCAGAGAGGTTTTGGGAGTCGGAAATAGATGTTCGAGGCCGGGATTTTGAGCTCATACCATTTGGTGCTGGTCGGAGAATTTGCCCTGGATTGCCTTTGGCTATCAGGATGGTTCCAGTAGCACTAGGTTCATTGCTAAATACGTTTAACTGGAAGCTTCAAGGTGGAATTGCACCTAAAGATTTGGACATGGAGGAAAAATTTGGTATTACCTTGGGAAAAGCCCAACCTCTGCTAGCTACTCCAATCCCACTCTAGCTATAGTGATatacttaggggtcgtttggtacacGGATTAAATTAGCTCGGGATTATAATCCCGGGACTAATTTATCCCACTTGGGAGGTAGGATAATGTAATCCCGAGTTTGATTGGATAATGTGGGATATCCTGTATTAAGACTGTGATTAATTAAATTTATACCATGTTTCGTTGACGGCACCATCAACCAAACATGGTATAAATTTATTTAAGAAGAATTCACCCAAATAGTCCACCTAACCACTTAAACTAAAATTAGTCGGTTgaggtataatatatgcataatttatgtatcatatgtgtataaatgtgtataatcaatgtataacctatgtatatggctagaaaaTGTAAACAATAAATGTCGCCGACTATTTGTGTAAAAAAATCCATAAATTTAATCTCACGCATTATCTCACCTTATCTCACATATCAAACGACCCTTTAAGATTTTAACTTAGTAGATTAAGAGTACCACAATATCTATCATTTCTTTGTGAATGTTAAAAATATATTGATGAATCGGGCTAAAAGCGTTATGgatgaatattaacgtgatataatcagTGTTTGTAATAAGATTGTTGTTCCTTCTgtacttgtaaataatgattctggaaattagaacgttagcttataaacgtaaatataaataaaaacagaaattaattcgagcccattGAATTCACAAcaatcttaaggaatttaataatttaatttctgtatttgtgttacttttattattctgAAAACTATAACCTTTGTGGTTTTTGTGTACTCCCGtttggagagtaaagccttcgtggcgGTTTATTgaagattaaaatctacgtgatttttactccagttttaaagacttcgtggcattttgttggcgattaaaatctacgtgatttttcactccagttttaaacgtttATTAAACGTTTGATTATGTCATTTTTACAGTAAAAATGGCGAATGACGGAAATCAAGCTGTTCCGATGATGACTGCCAACGCATCGACAAGTCGAACTCCGGCGTTGACACCGGCAGAGAAACctgaaaaattttccgggatggatttcaagcgctggcagcaaaagatgttcttctacttgactacgttatgtctacagaagttcatcaaggaagatgttcctgatcttccagatgaaactccagagaatgatagctttctcgtgattgaggcgtggaagcattctgacttcttgtgcaggaattatattcttagcggactggaggataatctgtataatgtatacagtggcgtggagacgtcaaaagaattgtggaatgcacttgaaaagaagtacaaaactgaagatgccgggatgaagaaattcgtcgccgcaaaatttttggactacaaaatggtagatagcaagtctgttattacccaagtccaggaattgcaagtgattattcatgatctacttgctgaaggtatgtttcaaataaatactgatattgaaagtaaattttttagtaattttactaacggaattttcattgaaggtcttgtcatcaatgaagcattccaagtagcagcaataattgagaagttgcctccattgtggaaggacttcaaaaattatttgaaacacaaatgaaaggagatgtcccttgaagatctcattgttcgattaagaatcgaagaggacaataaagtTGCTGAGAGaagaggccgtggaaattcaacaataatgggagcaaatattgttgaagataacaaaaagagaaagaaggtttctggtccgaaatacaacccaagcaacaagcggttcagtggaaactgctacaactgtgggaaaaccggacacaaatctacggagtgtcgtgctcggaagaaagacaagcaaaggggtcaagcaaacatggtagaaaagcatgatgatgttgatgacttgtgcgccatgctttctgaatgcaacctggtaggaaacccaaaggagtggtggattgattctggagccactcgccatgtttgtgctgtgagggaagcattttctacatatgcttctgctggacccgaagagacgctctctatgggaaatgctgctacagcaaaaattgaaggatacggtaagatatttctcaagatgacttctggcaaggtcatgactttgaacaacgtccttcatgttcccgagattaggaagaacttagtctctactggacttcttg contains:
- the LOC104230536 gene encoding geraniol 8-hydroxylase-like; this translates as MECVTILLGLLFIWILVYGVMSLERSKNKKRLAPGPFPLPIIGNLHLLGDKPHISLAKLSKIYGPIMNLKLGQVNTVVISSSVLAREVMQKRDLVFANRSVADALRARNHSDSSVVFLPVNTRWRTLCKIMNSNIFSGSKLDANQHLRTKKIQELVDHFHKSAKNGGTVDIGRADYRTSLNLLSNTIFSKDLSDPFFDSAKEFKDLVWGIMVEAGKPNLVDYFPFLVKIDPQGIRRRMTDHFTKVLDLMSGLIDERLKERKLRNHANVDVLDALLNISPEEFDRNHIEHLCLNLFVAGTDTTSNTLEGAVAELLKNPHTLEKAQEELAHVIGRGKLVDETDVAQLPYLRCIVKETLRIHPALPFLIPRKVEEDVELCGYIVPKDSQVLVNVWAIGRDSDLWENPLDFKPERFWESEIDVRGRDFELIPFGAGRRICPGLPLAIRMVPVALGSLLNTFNWKLQGGIAPKDLDMEEKFGITLGKAQPLLATPIPL